Proteins encoded within one genomic window of Humulus lupulus chromosome 1, drHumLupu1.1, whole genome shotgun sequence:
- the LOC133785620 gene encoding glutathione reductase, chloroplastic has product MASSFTTPKLTTSTTLFFSKNLTLSLSSPFLSLPLNLTSVARARSISLNHHRRRCSFVTASAESENGAEIGRKFDFDLFTIGAGSGGVRASRFAANFGASVAVCELPFATISSDTAGGVGGTCVLRGCVPKKLLVYASKYSHEFEESHGFGWSYDNEPKHDWSTLMANKNAELHRLTGIYKNVLKNSGVTLIEGRGKIVDPHTVDVDGKIYSAKNILISVGGRPFIPEIPGSEYVIDSDAALDLPSKPEKIAIVGGGYIALEFAGIFNGLNSEVHVFIRQKKVLRGFDEEVRDFLGEQMSVRGIEFHTEESPQAITKSADGTLSLKTSKGTIDGFSHVMFATGRRPNTKNLGLEAVGVNMNKNGAIEVDEYSRTSVPSIWAVGDVTDRINLTPVALMEGGALAKTLFQNEPTKPDYRAVPSAVFSQPPIGQVGLTEEQAVEQYGDVDIFTANFRPLKATLSGLPNRVFMKLIVCAKTNKVLGLHMCGDDSPEIVQGFAIAVKAGLTKADFDATVGVHPTASEEFVTMRTPARKIRKSPPSEGKTDSEAKAAAGV; this is encoded by the exons ATGGCGTCCTCATTCACTACGCCAAAGCTCACCACTTCCACAACTCTCTTCTTCTCTAAGAACCTCACGCTTTCTCTCTCTAGCCCCTTTCTATCGCTTCCCTTAAATCTAACTTCCGTCGCTCGCGCCCGCTCCATCTCTCTCAACCACCACCGGCGGCGGTGCAGTTTCGTTACCGCTTCCGCTGAGTCCGAGAACGGCGCTGAAATCGGCCGCAAATTCGATTTTGATCTCTTCACTATCGGCGCTGGCAGCGGTGGAGTCCGGGCTTCCCGCTTTGCCGCCAATTTCGGTGCCTCTGTCGCCGTATGCGAGCTCCCATTCGCAACTATCTCCTCCGATACCGCTGGCGGCGTCGGTGGCAC GTGTGTGCTTCGTGGATGTGTGCCCAAGAAACTACTTGTGTATGCTTCAAAGTATTCTCATGAATTTGAAGAGAGTCATGGTTTTGGTTGGTCATACGACAATGAACCAAAGCATGACTGGAGCACCTTGATGGCTAACAAGAATGCCGAGTTGCATCGTCTCACTGgcatttacaagaatgttttgaagAATTCTGGTGTCACTTTGATTGAAGGTCGTGGAAAG ATAGTGGATCCTCACACGGTTGATGTCGATGGGAAAATATATTCTGCCAAAAATATACTAATTTCAGTTGGAGGGCGACCCTTCATTCCTGAAATTCCTGGCAGTGAATACGTAATTGATTCAGATGCTGCCCTTGATTTGCCATCTAAGCCCGAGAAGATAGCAATTGTTGGCGGAGGATACATTGCCTTGGAGTTTGCTGGCATCTTCAATGGGTTGAATAGTGAGGTTCATGTCTTTATACGTCAGAAGAAAGTTCTGAGGGGATTTGATGAAGAG GTCAGAGATTTCCTTGGAGAACAAATGTCTGTTAGAGGAATTGAGTTCCACACGGAGGAGTCTCCCCAAGCTATCACTAAATCTGCTGATGGTACATTGTCTTTAAAAACCAGCAAAGGAACAATTGACGGCTTCTCACATGTTATGTTTGCAACTGGACGCAGGCCTAATACTAAG AATTTAGGACTGGAGGCTGTAGGGGTAAATATGAACAAAAATGGAGCAATAGAG GTTGATGAATACTCTCGTACCTCAGTCCCTTCCATTTGGGCAGTTGGAGATGTTACAGACCGTATAAATCTCACTCCAGTTGCTTTGATGGAGGGAGGTGCCTTAGCAAAAACACTATTTCAGAATGAACCAACAAAACCTGATTACAG ggCTGTTCCTTCTGCTGTGTTTTCGCAACCACCGATTGGACAAGTTGGTCTTACTGAAGAACAG GCTGTAGAACAGTACGGCGATGTTGACATTTTCACAGCAAACTTCCGGCCCTTAAAGGCTACTTTATCTGGGCTCCCTAATCGAGTCTTCATGAAACTTATAGTCTGTGCTAAAACAAACAAAGTTCTGGGGTTGCATATGTGTGGAGATGATTCACCTGAAATTGTGCAG GGATTCGCAATTGCTGTCAAAGCTGGCTTGACCAAAGCTGATTTCGATGCCACGGTGGGTGTTCACCCAACAGCTTCAGAAGAGTTTGTGACAATGAGGACTCCTGCACGGAAGATTCGAAAAAGTCCTCCATCTGAG GGAAAGACGGATTCTGAGGCTAAAGCTGCAGCAGGAGTATAG